A genomic stretch from Corynebacterium terpenotabidum Y-11 includes:
- a CDS encoding MFS transporter, with the protein MTDATADTRYPDLPLPEPQAWKALIALCTGFFMILLDQTIVAVATPDFQEHLDADYNQVVWVTSVYLLMFAVPLLVTGRLGDRFGPKNVYCVGMVIFTLSSLWCGLAGSIEILIAARAVQGLGAALLTPQTMAVINRVFTRSRRGAALGAWGATASLSTLTGPILGGVITEYVGWEWIFFVNVPIGVLSIAAVVAWVPKIRTTTRPIDALSVLLSMTAVFLLVFALQQGEKEHWAWWIWVMVAVAALLFAAFVRQQVVAETAGLDALMPLSLFRIRNFSLGNIGITAMGFTVASIPLPITLFYQQVHGLTPLSAGLMMIPQAATSLILSPLVGQLSDRFSARRFGAFGFATLAVSITAMTLIMSGGVSHYWTILPLIGLGVGNSFVWAPNSASTMRDLAPTQMGVGSGVYNQTRQLGSVIGAAAVGAVMQWRLTATEPASAFGEAILLAAAVILIGTVTSLMSTDSHLVDGGTGAGGGAPTAVRQS; encoded by the coding sequence GTGACTGACGCCACCGCCGACACCCGGTACCCGGACCTTCCCCTGCCCGAGCCGCAGGCCTGGAAGGCACTCATCGCGTTGTGTACCGGCTTCTTCATGATCCTGCTCGACCAGACCATCGTTGCCGTGGCGACGCCGGACTTCCAGGAACATCTTGACGCCGACTACAACCAGGTCGTCTGGGTCACCTCTGTCTACCTCCTGATGTTCGCCGTTCCGCTGTTGGTCACCGGACGGTTGGGCGACCGGTTCGGACCGAAGAACGTCTACTGCGTCGGCATGGTGATCTTCACCCTGTCATCCCTGTGGTGCGGATTGGCGGGCAGCATCGAGATCCTCATCGCCGCCCGCGCGGTCCAGGGCCTGGGTGCTGCCCTGCTCACCCCGCAGACCATGGCCGTCATCAACCGTGTCTTCACCCGCAGTCGACGCGGTGCTGCGCTGGGTGCTTGGGGTGCCACCGCCAGCCTGTCCACCCTGACCGGACCGATTCTCGGTGGGGTGATCACCGAGTACGTCGGCTGGGAGTGGATCTTCTTCGTCAATGTGCCGATCGGCGTCCTGTCGATCGCCGCTGTCGTTGCCTGGGTCCCGAAGATCCGTACCACCACCCGCCCCATCGACGCGTTGTCGGTCCTGCTGTCGATGACCGCGGTCTTCCTCCTGGTCTTCGCCCTGCAGCAGGGTGAGAAGGAGCACTGGGCCTGGTGGATCTGGGTCATGGTGGCGGTCGCCGCACTGCTGTTCGCCGCTTTCGTCCGCCAGCAGGTCGTCGCTGAGACCGCCGGGCTGGATGCGCTGATGCCGCTGAGCCTGTTCCGGATCCGGAATTTCTCCCTGGGCAATATCGGCATCACCGCGATGGGCTTCACCGTGGCGTCCATCCCCCTGCCGATCACGCTCTTCTACCAGCAGGTCCACGGGCTGACGCCGCTGTCCGCCGGACTGATGATGATCCCCCAGGCGGCGACCTCCCTGATTCTGTCTCCGCTGGTCGGGCAGCTCAGCGACCGGTTCAGCGCACGTCGTTTCGGAGCCTTCGGCTTCGCGACACTGGCCGTCTCCATCACGGCGATGACGCTCATCATGTCCGGCGGGGTGAGCCACTACTGGACGATCCTGCCGCTCATCGGCCTGGGCGTGGGCAACTCCTTCGTCTGGGCCCCGAATTCCGCCTCCACCATGCGGGACCTGGCACCGACGCAGATGGGGGTGGGATCCGGTGTGTACAACCAGACCCGCCAGCTCGGCTCCGTCATCGGTGCCGCCGCGGTCGGTGCGGTGATGCAGTGGCGACTGACGGCGACCGAACCGGCCTCGGCGTTCGGGGAGGCGATCCTGCTTGCGGCTGCGGTCATCCTCATCGGTACCGTCACCTCGCTGATGTCCACCGACAGCCACCTCGTCGACGGC
- a CDS encoding NUDIX domain-containing protein, with protein MAEQVIHGDGWAVGTDGVRRWGTLGAAGLFLTTVEDGMTLLLVQHRAMWTNFGGTWGIPGGAVDVGEDAIAAALRETMEETGVDPADVTVTGSEVTARVPLDHVLRRVPLTAGELPLAAPVTDAVAGGLGLFDALQAHPVTHPVTGHRLVATIDGELCWEVPDHTVREWTYTTVLGTASRLLELTPTAESTDLAWCPLDEVAELRLLPPFREALPGLRELLSRQ; from the coding sequence ATGGCAGAACAGGTGATTCACGGAGACGGATGGGCGGTCGGCACGGACGGTGTCCGCCGGTGGGGGACCCTCGGTGCTGCCGGACTGTTCCTCACCACCGTCGAGGACGGGATGACGCTGCTGCTCGTTCAGCACCGGGCGATGTGGACGAATTTCGGCGGCACCTGGGGAATCCCCGGCGGTGCCGTGGACGTCGGGGAGGATGCCATTGCCGCCGCACTGCGGGAGACGATGGAGGAAACCGGTGTCGATCCGGCCGATGTCACCGTCACCGGATCCGAGGTCACCGCCCGGGTGCCCCTGGACCACGTCCTGCGTCGGGTTCCGCTGACAGCGGGTGAACTACCGCTCGCGGCCCCGGTGACCGATGCCGTCGCCGGGGGACTGGGGCTCTTCGACGCTCTCCAAGCCCATCCTGTCACCCACCCGGTCACCGGGCATCGACTGGTGGCCACCATCGACGGTGAGCTGTGCTGGGAGGTTCCCGACCACACAGTCCGGGAGTGGACCTACACCACCGTGCTCGGCACAGCCTCCCGCCTCCTCGAACTGACACCGACAGCGGAAAGTACCGACCTGGCCTGGTGCCCGCTCGATGAGGTGGCGGAGCTGCGGCTCCTCCCACCGTTCCGGGAGGCGCTGCCCGGCCTGCGCGAACTGCTGAGCCGGCAGTGA
- a CDS encoding TetR/AcrR family transcriptional regulator, which produces MHEPSHHLSEPHPAARKAGRKPRFSAEDVIREALDLGLDRFSLSEIARRLGVGTSALYRVYDSREALLSACMEIVVAEFTDIDDLVDPGADWQQILRAWAREYWRVCGVFPGLHDIAYDQAPEEGAFHPVFLPWRDRLAALGITEAQIYFAMATLRDNITGLQVRMDRLRGRHDGDQEFDRAETLTDGVTVDADTGEELAGDQAEQTFDFVIAGLENEWPEWQPPAYFRPDSKAAPTL; this is translated from the coding sequence ATGCATGAACCCTCACACCATCTCTCGGAACCCCACCCGGCCGCCCGCAAGGCTGGCCGCAAGCCCCGATTCAGTGCCGAGGACGTCATCCGTGAAGCCCTCGACCTCGGTCTCGACCGCTTCTCCCTGTCGGAGATCGCCCGGCGACTCGGCGTCGGCACCTCAGCGCTCTACCGGGTCTACGATTCCCGCGAAGCGCTCCTCTCCGCGTGCATGGAGATTGTCGTCGCCGAGTTCACCGACATCGACGACCTCGTCGACCCCGGTGCCGACTGGCAGCAGATCCTCCGCGCCTGGGCCAGGGAGTACTGGCGCGTCTGCGGGGTCTTCCCCGGACTCCACGACATCGCCTACGACCAGGCACCCGAGGAAGGCGCATTCCACCCCGTGTTCCTCCCCTGGCGCGACCGGCTGGCCGCCCTCGGCATCACCGAGGCCCAGATCTATTTCGCGATGGCCACCCTGCGCGACAACATCACCGGACTGCAGGTCAGGATGGACCGGCTCCGCGGACGTCACGATGGTGACCAGGAGTTCGACCGCGCCGAAACGCTCACCGACGGAGTGACGGTGGACGCCGACACCGGCGAAGAGCTCGCCGGTGACCAGGCCGAGCAGACCTTCGACTTCGTCATCGCCGGTCTCGAGAACGAGTGGCCGGAATGGCAGCCCCCGGCCTACTTCCGGCCGGACTCGAAGGCGGCACCGACCTTGTAG
- the gatA gene encoding Asp-tRNA(Asn)/Glu-tRNA(Gln) amidotransferase subunit GatA, giving the protein MTDTALIGARDDSDLTTWTAAELAEKIHAREISSVDATRAHLDRIAAVDGDVHAFLHVGQDAALAAAEAVDRDIAAGTVASPLAGVPLALKDVFVTTDAPTTCASKILEGYMSPYDATVTTKIRAAGIPILGKTNMDEFAMGSSTENSAYGPTHNPWDLTRTAGGSGGGSSAALASGMAPLAIGTDTGGSIRQPAALTNTVGVKPTYGTVSRYGLVACASSLDQGGPTGRTVLDAALLHEVIAGHDRFDATSSQRPVAPVVAAAKEGANGDLTGVTVGVVKQLQAVQGLQSGVEESYRASLEQLKAQGATIVEVDCPSFDYALNAYYLILPCEVSSNLARFDGMRYGQRRGDDGHHSSDEVMAITRAEGFGPEVKRRIILGTYALSVGYYDAYYIKAQRVRNLIAQDFAKAFSQVDVLVSPVTPTTAFALGEKVDDPLAMYLFDLCTLPLNLAGVCGMSVPGPLASDTGLPVGLQIMGPAHGDDRLYKVGAAFESGRK; this is encoded by the coding sequence ATGACAGACACAGCTCTCATCGGCGCGCGCGACGATTCCGATCTCACCACCTGGACCGCCGCCGAACTGGCGGAAAAGATCCACGCCCGCGAGATCAGCTCGGTGGACGCCACCCGCGCCCATCTGGATCGGATCGCCGCCGTCGACGGCGACGTTCACGCCTTCCTCCACGTCGGGCAGGACGCCGCCCTCGCTGCCGCGGAGGCCGTGGACCGCGACATCGCCGCGGGAACCGTGGCGTCCCCGCTGGCCGGTGTGCCCCTGGCGCTCAAGGACGTCTTCGTCACCACGGACGCCCCGACCACCTGCGCCTCGAAGATCCTCGAGGGCTACATGAGCCCCTACGACGCCACGGTGACGACGAAGATCCGTGCCGCAGGCATCCCGATCCTCGGCAAGACCAACATGGATGAGTTCGCCATGGGGTCCTCCACCGAGAACTCGGCCTACGGTCCGACCCACAACCCCTGGGACCTCACCCGCACCGCGGGCGGTTCCGGCGGCGGTTCCTCGGCGGCCCTGGCCTCCGGTATGGCCCCGCTGGCCATCGGCACCGACACCGGCGGATCGATCCGTCAGCCGGCCGCGCTGACCAACACCGTCGGCGTGAAGCCGACCTACGGCACCGTCTCCCGCTACGGCCTTGTCGCCTGCGCGTCCTCCCTGGACCAGGGTGGTCCGACCGGCCGTACCGTGCTGGACGCCGCTCTGCTCCATGAGGTCATCGCCGGTCACGACCGGTTCGATGCCACCAGCTCGCAGCGTCCAGTTGCCCCGGTCGTCGCCGCGGCGAAGGAGGGCGCGAACGGCGACCTCACCGGCGTGACGGTCGGTGTCGTCAAGCAGCTGCAGGCCGTGCAGGGCCTGCAGTCCGGTGTCGAGGAGAGCTACCGGGCCTCCCTGGAACAGCTCAAGGCCCAGGGTGCGACAATCGTCGAGGTTGACTGCCCGAGCTTCGACTACGCACTGAACGCCTACTACCTCATCCTCCCGTGTGAGGTCAGCTCCAACCTGGCCCGCTTCGACGGTATGCGCTACGGTCAGCGCCGCGGTGATGACGGGCACCACTCCTCCGACGAGGTCATGGCGATCACCCGCGCTGAAGGTTTCGGCCCGGAGGTCAAGCGCCGCATCATCCTCGGTACCTACGCGCTCTCGGTCGGCTACTACGACGCCTACTACATCAAGGCGCAGCGTGTCCGTAACCTCATCGCACAGGACTTCGCCAAGGCCTTCAGCCAGGTGGACGTGCTGGTCTCGCCGGTGACCCCGACCACCGCATTCGCACTGGGGGAGAAGGTGGACGATCCGCTGGCGATGTACCTGTTCGACCTGTGCACCCTGCCGCTGAACCTCGCCGGTGTGTGCGGGATGTCGGTGCCGGGGCCGCTGGCCTCCGACACCGGTCTGCCGGTGGGCCTGCAGATCATGGGGCCGGCCCACGGCGATGACCGGCTCTACAAGGTCGGTGCCGCCTTCGAGTCCGGCCGGAAGTAG
- the gatC gene encoding Asp-tRNA(Asn)/Glu-tRNA(Gln) amidotransferase subunit GatC encodes MSEISRDEVAHLARLSRLALTEEELIHFAEQIDGIVATVAAVQEVDTDGVAPLSHPTQNVDGDVSVMREDVPESLLTAEQALDQAPKQAQQRFQVPRILGD; translated from the coding sequence GTGTCCGAGATCTCCCGCGACGAGGTCGCCCACCTCGCCAGGCTCTCCCGTCTCGCCCTGACGGAGGAGGAACTCATCCACTTCGCCGAGCAGATCGACGGGATCGTCGCCACCGTCGCCGCCGTCCAGGAAGTGGACACCGACGGTGTCGCCCCGTTGAGCCACCCCACCCAGAATGTTGACGGGGACGTCTCCGTGATGCGTGAGGACGTCCCCGAGTCCCTGCTCACCGCAGAGCAGGCCCTCGACCAGGCGCCGAAGCAGGCCCAGCAGCGCTTCCAGGTCCCCCGGATCCTCGGCGACTAG
- a CDS encoding ACT domain-containing protein translates to MSYLMRVRLPDVPGTLGKIAVTLGSVDGDIRTVDVVEHDPDGTVVDDIVVDLPPGRLADALISAAQEVEGVYVDSIRPFSGTVDRRGQISLLASVARHRARRTESLDSLLEKLPKTMSVQWVVMLESVHTGGTVTVHRVAASSSAPEDDGRELPETPVTVARALTDRDAWVPESWTVMDSALAATPLNGTDLIMVIGRPGGPDFLLSEIEHLGDLGLILGALLD, encoded by the coding sequence TTGTCTTACCTGATGCGCGTCCGGCTCCCCGACGTTCCCGGCACTCTCGGCAAGATCGCCGTGACCCTGGGCTCCGTCGACGGTGACATCCGCACGGTCGACGTCGTCGAGCACGACCCGGACGGCACCGTCGTCGACGATATCGTCGTCGATCTCCCGCCCGGACGCCTCGCCGATGCCCTCATCAGTGCAGCCCAGGAAGTCGAGGGCGTGTACGTCGACTCGATCCGCCCGTTCTCCGGAACGGTGGATCGCCGTGGCCAGATCAGCCTGCTGGCCTCCGTGGCACGGCACCGGGCCCGCCGCACCGAAAGCCTGGATTCCCTGCTGGAGAAGCTGCCGAAGACCATGTCCGTGCAGTGGGTCGTGATGCTCGAATCGGTGCATACCGGGGGAACGGTGACGGTGCACCGGGTGGCGGCGTCCTCCTCCGCGCCGGAGGACGATGGCCGAGAGCTCCCGGAGACGCCGGTGACCGTGGCCCGCGCCCTGACCGACCGGGACGCCTGGGTGCCGGAATCATGGACCGTCATGGATTCCGCGCTGGCCGCCACCCCCCTGAACGGCACCGACCTCATCATGGTCATCGGACGCCCCGGTGGCCCGGACTTCCTGCTGTCGGAGATCGAGCACCTCGGCGATCTGGGGCTGATCCTCGGCGCGCTGCTGGACTGA
- the ilvA gene encoding threonine ammonia-lyase, biosynthetic, with protein sequence MAKTSAEYLRDIVSAPVYRAAKHTPVEPMTGLSERIHNRVLVKREDLQPVHSFKLRGAFNRMSQLVGCPGVITASAGNHAQGVALSGRELGMRSVIVMPVTTPSIKVNAVRGFGGEVILHGEGFDAAQAKAIELSELEGLEYVPPFDDEAVIAGQGTIGLEIFQSGPVDRVFVPVGGGGLAAGVAVLLKELDPSIKVIGVEPEESACLTAALEAGEPVTLDHVSLFAEGVAVKTIGAETFRLCRDHLDEVVTVSSDEISAAIKDLFDDNRAVAEPAGATSLAGLKKYVATHDVQGETLVNILSGANLNFHTLRYISERAELGEGGEGIFAVSIPEEQGAFLRFCQVLDGRMVTEFNYRVDERSGGQDREHQARIFVGVQLKGGADERAAIADALGDAGYDVVDLSDDEIAKEHVRYMVGGVPPSPVNERVFSFEFPEHPGALTRFLEVLGTRWNITAFHYRSQGMDYGRVLAGFEDADGTEFEEHLTELAFPFAEITDDPSYQLFLAPAAGE encoded by the coding sequence ATGGCAAAGACTTCCGCTGAATACCTCCGCGACATCGTCTCCGCTCCGGTCTACCGGGCGGCGAAGCACACCCCTGTCGAGCCGATGACGGGCCTGTCGGAGCGAATTCACAACCGCGTGCTGGTCAAGCGCGAGGACCTGCAGCCGGTCCACAGTTTCAAGCTGCGCGGAGCTTTCAACCGTATGTCACAGCTGGTCGGATGCCCCGGCGTGATCACCGCCTCCGCAGGTAACCACGCCCAGGGAGTCGCCCTGTCCGGTCGGGAACTGGGGATGCGCTCGGTCATCGTCATGCCGGTCACCACCCCCTCGATCAAGGTCAACGCCGTCCGGGGTTTCGGTGGCGAGGTCATTCTGCACGGGGAGGGCTTCGACGCCGCCCAGGCCAAGGCCATCGAACTGTCAGAGCTGGAAGGTCTCGAGTACGTCCCGCCGTTCGACGATGAGGCCGTCATCGCCGGTCAGGGCACCATCGGGCTGGAGATCTTCCAGTCCGGGCCGGTGGACCGTGTCTTCGTGCCCGTCGGTGGTGGTGGACTGGCCGCCGGTGTGGCCGTCCTGCTCAAGGAGCTTGATCCGTCGATCAAGGTCATCGGTGTGGAACCGGAGGAGTCCGCCTGCCTCACCGCCGCCCTGGAGGCGGGCGAGCCCGTCACCCTCGATCACGTCAGTCTCTTCGCCGAGGGCGTGGCCGTGAAGACCATCGGCGCCGAGACCTTCCGGTTGTGCCGGGACCATCTCGATGAGGTCGTCACGGTCAGTTCTGACGAGATCAGTGCGGCGATCAAGGACCTCTTCGACGATAACCGGGCCGTCGCCGAACCTGCCGGCGCGACCTCGTTGGCGGGGCTGAAAAAGTACGTCGCCACCCACGATGTCCAGGGCGAGACCCTCGTCAACATCCTCTCGGGGGCGAACCTCAACTTCCACACCCTGCGCTACATCTCCGAACGCGCTGAACTCGGTGAAGGTGGCGAGGGTATTTTCGCCGTCTCCATCCCCGAGGAGCAGGGCGCGTTCCTGCGTTTCTGTCAGGTTCTCGACGGCCGGATGGTCACCGAATTCAACTACCGTGTCGATGAGCGCAGCGGCGGCCAGGACCGGGAACATCAGGCGCGGATCTTCGTCGGTGTCCAGCTCAAGGGCGGCGCGGATGAACGTGCCGCCATCGCTGACGCCCTGGGCGACGCCGGCTATGACGTCGTCGATCTCTCCGACGACGAGATCGCCAAGGAGCACGTGCGCTACATGGTCGGCGGCGTCCCCCCGTCACCGGTGAATGAGCGGGTCTTCTCCTTCGAATTCCCGGAGCACCCCGGTGCCCTGACCCGCTTCCTGGAGGTTCTCGGCACCCGCTGGAACATCACCGCCTTCCACTACCGGAGCCAGGGCATGGACTACGGCCGGGTTCTCGCCGGTTTCGAGGACGCCGACGGTACCGAATTCGAGGAGCACCTCACCGAACTGGCCTTCCCCTTCGCTGAGATCACCGACGACCCCTCCTACCAGCTGTTCCTGGCCCCGGCAGCGGGGGAATAG
- a CDS encoding 3'-5' exonuclease, whose translation MTTATRFDPSHMLSFDLETTGPDPLTARIVTSALITINGSTRDDLEILADPGVEIPEGATAVHGITTEYAREHGRPHDEVLAETIERIRRGWSEGATLVVYNAAYDLTVLRTLEPTFTVDGPVFDPLVIDKAKDRYRKGGRRLTQVCEHYGVILDNAHEASADAVAAARVAWKIARAYPEIVEMTADELMLKQATWNYEDKTHLKEYFTNRGQADRAATVNTSWPLQS comes from the coding sequence ATGACGACCGCGACCCGATTCGACCCGTCCCATATGCTCAGCTTCGACCTGGAGACCACCGGGCCCGACCCGCTCACCGCCCGCATCGTGACCAGTGCTCTGATCACCATCAACGGCTCCACCCGGGACGACCTGGAGATCCTCGCGGATCCGGGCGTCGAGATCCCGGAAGGGGCCACCGCCGTCCACGGCATCACCACCGAGTACGCCCGCGAACACGGGCGTCCCCACGATGAAGTACTCGCCGAGACCATCGAGCGGATCCGCCGCGGCTGGTCCGAGGGTGCGACCCTCGTCGTCTACAACGCGGCCTACGACCTCACCGTCCTGCGCACTCTGGAACCTACCTTCACCGTCGACGGTCCGGTCTTCGACCCGCTCGTCATTGACAAGGCCAAGGACCGGTACCGCAAGGGGGGCCGCCGCCTCACCCAGGTCTGCGAGCATTACGGCGTCATCCTCGACAATGCTCACGAGGCGTCGGCGGACGCGGTCGCCGCGGCGCGGGTTGCCTGGAAAATCGCCCGGGCCTACCCGGAGATCGTGGAGATGACGGCCGATGAACTCATGCTGAAACAGGCCACCTGGAACTACGAGGACAAGACCCACCTCAAGGAGTACTTCACCAACCGTGGCCAGGCGGACCGGGCAGCGACGGTGAACACCTCCTGGCCGCTGCAGTCCTGA
- the ligA gene encoding NAD-dependent DNA ligase LigA, whose amino-acid sequence MSENQPNPSPAGTASANGTIDPAERWATLAAEIRHHRDLYYYRDPVITDAEFDQLLRDLQELEAEHPEVVTGPSPTTEVAQPPMNSPFRNIAHRERMLSLDNVFDGSELKEWLDRTPSATYLTELKIDGASIDLLYLDGRLDTALTRGDGVTGEDITHNARTISDIPDRLTGTEEFPVPAVIEIRGEIFITVEDFATMNADRQAEGKKMFANPRNAAAGAMRQKNPAETAKRPLRLICHGIGAHEGFDPTSLHDAYRAIEAWGLPVSPYTTQVHSADEVIARVGYWGEHRHAAAHEMDGLVIKVDSLAEQLDLGETSRAPRWAIAYKYPPEEAMTTVESIRIGMGRTGRATPFAVMSPTYVAGSTVSMATLHNPTEAHRKGIRLGDRAMIRKAGEVIPEVLGPVEEARDGSEREFVFSSVCPECGTPLSPTKEGDADWRCPNTRYCPGQLQNRLTYLAGRGAFDIDALGERAAHDLIISGVLPDEGALFSLTPEILATTSAYTTKAGKLNRPGEVLLENLEESKQVDLWRVITALSIRHVGPTAAKALAASLQSIPAIDEASVEEMAEIDGVGGIIAQSVKDWFAVDWHREIVDAWADAGVRMEQFVEVSDLPEQTLAGVTVVVTGSLENYDRLSAKEAVESRGGKAAGSVSKKTDFLVAGEKAGSKLTRAEELGVPVLDEAGFGRLLAGGPDAVR is encoded by the coding sequence GTGAGCGAGAATCAGCCGAACCCGTCCCCCGCCGGTACCGCCTCCGCCAACGGGACCATCGACCCCGCCGAGCGCTGGGCGACCCTGGCCGCGGAGATTCGCCACCACCGGGACCTCTATTACTACCGTGATCCGGTGATCACGGACGCCGAGTTCGACCAGCTGCTGCGCGACCTTCAGGAACTGGAGGCCGAACACCCCGAGGTCGTCACCGGCCCCAGCCCGACCACCGAGGTCGCCCAGCCGCCGATGAACTCCCCGTTCCGTAATATCGCGCACCGGGAGCGCATGCTCAGCCTCGACAATGTCTTCGACGGCTCCGAGCTGAAGGAATGGCTGGACCGTACTCCCTCTGCCACCTATCTCACCGAGCTGAAGATCGACGGGGCATCCATCGACCTGCTCTACCTCGACGGGCGGCTGGATACCGCCCTGACCCGCGGCGACGGCGTCACCGGGGAGGACATCACCCACAATGCCCGCACCATCTCCGACATCCCCGACCGGCTCACCGGTACCGAGGAGTTCCCTGTTCCGGCCGTCATCGAGATCCGGGGCGAGATCTTCATCACCGTGGAGGATTTCGCGACGATGAACGCCGACCGGCAGGCGGAGGGGAAGAAAATGTTTGCCAACCCCCGCAATGCCGCGGCCGGGGCGATGCGCCAGAAGAATCCGGCGGAGACAGCGAAGCGTCCGCTGCGGTTGATCTGCCACGGCATCGGCGCCCACGAAGGTTTCGACCCCACCAGTCTGCATGACGCCTACCGCGCGATCGAGGCCTGGGGTCTGCCGGTGAGCCCGTACACCACTCAGGTCCACTCGGCCGATGAGGTCATCGCCCGGGTCGGGTACTGGGGAGAGCACCGCCACGCCGCCGCGCATGAGATGGACGGCCTGGTCATCAAGGTCGATTCTCTCGCCGAGCAGCTCGATCTCGGGGAGACCAGCCGCGCGCCCCGGTGGGCGATCGCCTACAAGTACCCACCGGAGGAGGCGATGACCACGGTGGAGTCCATCCGCATCGGGATGGGGCGCACCGGTCGTGCGACCCCCTTCGCCGTCATGTCCCCGACCTATGTCGCCGGCTCGACGGTCTCCATGGCCACCCTCCACAATCCGACGGAGGCGCACCGCAAGGGCATCCGGCTCGGGGATCGGGCGATGATCCGCAAGGCCGGCGAGGTGATCCCCGAGGTCCTCGGCCCGGTCGAGGAGGCTCGCGACGGCTCCGAGCGGGAGTTCGTCTTCTCCTCGGTGTGCCCGGAATGCGGTACTCCCCTGTCCCCGACGAAGGAGGGGGACGCTGACTGGCGCTGCCCCAACACCCGGTACTGCCCCGGTCAGCTGCAGAACCGGCTGACCTACCTGGCAGGACGTGGCGCCTTCGACATTGACGCCCTCGGTGAGCGTGCCGCCCATGACCTCATTATCTCCGGCGTCCTCCCCGATGAGGGGGCACTGTTCTCCCTGACACCGGAGATCCTCGCCACGACCAGCGCGTACACCACGAAGGCAGGAAAGCTGAACCGTCCCGGCGAAGTGCTGCTGGAGAATCTGGAGGAGTCGAAGCAGGTCGACCTGTGGCGGGTGATCACCGCCCTGTCGATCCGGCACGTCGGGCCGACCGCGGCGAAGGCGCTGGCGGCGTCCCTGCAGTCCATTCCGGCGATCGACGAGGCCTCCGTCGAGGAGATGGCAGAGATCGACGGTGTCGGTGGGATCATCGCACAGTCGGTGAAGGACTGGTTTGCCGTCGACTGGCACCGTGAGATCGTGGACGCCTGGGCGGACGCCGGAGTGCGCATGGAGCAGTTCGTCGAGGTCTCGGACCTACCGGAGCAGACACTGGCCGGCGTGACCGTGGTGGTCACCGGCTCGCTGGAGAATTATGACCGGTTGAGCGCCAAAGAGGCGGTGGAGTCCCGCGGTGGCAAGGCCGCCGGTTCCGTGTCGAAGAAGACGGACTTCCTCGTCGCCGGGGAGAAGGCGGGCTCGAAGCTCACCCGGGCTGAGGAACTCGGGGTCCCGGTACTGGACGAGGCAGGTTTCGGACGGCTCCTCGCGGGTGGACCGGACGCGGTGCGGTGA
- a CDS encoding antibiotic biosynthesis monooxygenase family protein encodes MSVVKINAITVPEGAGPELEKRFAARAHTVDSSPGFEGFQLLRPTKGDDRYFVVTTWATEEDFQAWASGPARAAHAGPHSGAGKAPVATGADLLEFEIVDLAAITAQQ; translated from the coding sequence ATGTCTGTTGTGAAGATCAATGCCATCACCGTCCCCGAGGGCGCCGGCCCTGAGCTGGAGAAGCGCTTCGCCGCCCGGGCCCACACCGTGGACTCCTCCCCCGGTTTCGAGGGCTTCCAGCTCCTGCGTCCGACGAAGGGCGATGACCGCTACTTCGTGGTCACCACCTGGGCCACCGAGGAGGATTTCCAGGCCTGGGCGTCGGGCCCGGCACGGGCCGCACACGCCGGCCCGCACTCGGGTGCCGGGAAGGCGCCGGTCGCCACCGGTGCGGACCTCCTGGAGTTCGAGATCGTGGACCTCGCCGCGATCACGGCACAGCAGTAG